One window of Pseudomonas urmiensis genomic DNA carries:
- the cmoA gene encoding carboxy-S-adenosyl-L-methionine synthase CmoA, with protein sequence MSKQPDRLFAEPLEQVPDFVFNEDVVRVFPDMIKRSVPGYPTIVENLGVLAARFAQPNTALYDLGASLGAVTQSLRRHVRSDGCRVIAVDNSAAMVERCRQYLTAQDSMFQELLPVQVLEADILALPFEPASVVAMNFTLQFIAPEQRLELLTRIRQALLPGGALILSEKLCFADEQEQALLAELHVDFKRANGYSELEIAQKRSAIENVMRPDTLEAHEQRLRAAGFSKVVPWFQCLNFASLIALP encoded by the coding sequence GTGAGCAAACAACCCGACCGCCTATTCGCCGAGCCTCTTGAGCAGGTACCCGACTTCGTGTTCAACGAAGACGTGGTGCGGGTGTTCCCGGACATGATCAAGCGCTCGGTGCCAGGTTACCCGACCATCGTCGAGAACCTTGGCGTGCTGGCCGCACGCTTCGCCCAGCCCAATACCGCACTGTATGACCTGGGCGCCTCGCTCGGCGCGGTGACGCAGTCCTTGCGCCGCCATGTGCGCAGTGACGGTTGCCGGGTGATCGCGGTGGACAACTCCGCAGCGATGGTCGAGCGTTGCCGCCAGTACCTCACCGCACAAGACTCGATGTTCCAGGAGCTGCTGCCGGTACAGGTGCTGGAGGCGGACATTCTTGCCCTGCCCTTCGAGCCGGCCTCGGTAGTGGCGATGAACTTCACCCTGCAATTCATCGCTCCCGAGCAGCGCCTCGAGCTGCTCACACGCATCCGCCAGGCGTTGCTGCCGGGCGGTGCGCTGATCCTCTCGGAAAAGCTGTGCTTCGCCGATGAGCAGGAGCAGGCGTTGCTCGCCGAGCTGCACGTGGACTTCAAGCGCGCCAATGGCTACAGCGAACTGGAAATTGCCCAGAAGCGTAGCGCCATCGAAAACGTCATGCGCCCCGACACACTTGAAGCCCATGAACAGCGCCTGCGCGCTGCCGGTTTCTCCAAGGTGGTGCCGTGGTTCCAATGCCTTAACTTTGCCTCACTGATAGCCCTGCCATGA
- the cmoB gene encoding tRNA 5-methoxyuridine(34)/uridine 5-oxyacetic acid(34) synthase CmoB translates to MIDLSPLVRRLAGTPLANWSQGLQAQLQSKLEKGHGDLERWRGALDALPDLQPSHVDLVNGLRLDSDCDEACRAQMRQALMGLSPWRKGPFDLFGVHVDTEWHSDWKWSRVAPHLDLNGKRVLDVGCGNGYYQWRMLGAGADMVIGVDPNWLFFCQFQAVQKYLPELPAWHLPFALEELPANLEGFDTVFSMGVFYHRRSPIEHLLALKDCLVKGGELVLETLVIEGDEHQVLVPEDRYAQMRNVWFLPSVPALERWLRRAGFSDVRCVDVSVTSVEEQRSTDWMRYQSLGDFLDPDDHSKTIEGLPAPRRATILARK, encoded by the coding sequence ATGATCGATCTGTCTCCCCTCGTCCGCCGCCTGGCGGGCACCCCCCTGGCTAACTGGTCGCAAGGCCTGCAAGCGCAGCTGCAAAGTAAACTGGAAAAAGGCCACGGTGACCTCGAACGCTGGCGCGGCGCATTGGACGCCTTGCCCGATCTACAACCGAGCCATGTCGATCTGGTCAATGGCCTGCGCCTGGACAGCGACTGCGATGAGGCCTGCCGCGCGCAGATGCGCCAGGCGCTGATGGGCTTGTCGCCTTGGCGTAAAGGGCCGTTCGATCTGTTCGGCGTGCATGTCGACACAGAATGGCACTCGGACTGGAAATGGTCGCGGGTCGCTCCGCACCTGGACCTGAACGGCAAGCGCGTGCTGGATGTCGGCTGTGGCAATGGCTACTACCAGTGGCGCATGCTCGGTGCCGGCGCTGACATGGTCATCGGCGTCGACCCCAACTGGCTGTTCTTCTGCCAGTTCCAGGCGGTGCAAAAGTACCTGCCAGAGCTGCCAGCCTGGCACTTGCCGTTCGCCCTGGAAGAGTTGCCGGCCAACCTCGAAGGCTTCGACACAGTGTTCTCGATGGGCGTGTTCTATCACCGGCGCTCGCCGATCGAGCACCTGCTGGCGCTCAAGGACTGCCTGGTCAAGGGCGGCGAACTGGTGCTGGAGACCTTGGTGATCGAAGGTGACGAGCATCAGGTGCTGGTCCCGGAAGATCGCTATGCGCAGATGCGTAACGTCTGGTTCCTGCCTTCGGTGCCGGCATTGGAGCGTTGGCTGCGCCGCGCAGGCTTCAGCGACGTACGTTGCGTCGACGTCAGCGTCACCAGCGTCGAAGAGCAACGCAGCACCGACTGGATGCGCTACCAATCGCTGGGTGACTTCCTCGACCCGGACGACCACAGCAAGACCATCGAAGGCCTGCCGGCACCTCGCCGCGCGACCATCCTGGCGCGCAAATAA
- a CDS encoding heavy metal response regulator transcription factor has protein sequence MRLLIIEDELRTADYLQQGLRENGYVVDCAHTGIDGLHLARQQAYDLVILDVNLPELDGWSVLQRLRADSATRIMMLTAHGRLADRVKGLDLGADDYLLKPFEFPELLARIRSLLRRNDQQLQPSTLRVADLELDPGRHRAWRGGKRIDLTAKEFSLLHLLMRQSGEVLSRTQIISLVWDMNFDCDTNVVEVSIRRLRAKIDDPFEDKLIHTLRGVGYVLEARP, from the coding sequence ATGCGTCTACTGATCATCGAAGACGAACTGCGCACCGCCGACTACCTGCAGCAAGGCCTGCGCGAGAACGGCTACGTGGTCGACTGCGCCCACACCGGCATCGACGGCCTGCACCTGGCCCGCCAGCAGGCATATGACCTGGTGATCCTCGACGTCAACTTGCCCGAGCTGGACGGCTGGAGCGTATTGCAGCGCCTGCGCGCCGATTCGGCCACACGGATCATGATGCTCACTGCCCATGGCCGCCTGGCCGACCGAGTCAAAGGCCTGGACCTGGGTGCCGACGACTACCTGCTCAAGCCGTTCGAATTCCCCGAGCTACTGGCGCGAATCCGCAGCCTCCTACGGCGCAACGACCAGCAGCTGCAACCGAGCACCCTGCGCGTCGCTGACCTGGAACTCGACCCAGGCCGTCATCGTGCCTGGCGCGGCGGCAAGCGCATCGACCTGACCGCCAAGGAGTTCTCCCTGCTGCACCTGTTGATGCGTCAAAGCGGCGAAGTGCTGTCGCGCACGCAGATCATCTCGTTGGTGTGGGACATGAACTTCGATTGCGACACCAATGTGGTCGAGGTCTCCATCCGCCGCTTGCGGGCGAAGATCGACGATCCGTTCGAAGACAAGCTGATCCATACCTTGCGCGGCGTTGGCTACGTGCTCGAGGCGCGTCCTTGA
- a CDS encoding heavy metal sensor histidine kinase has product MKPASLSLRLGLSVTLMGATLVLLLACLAVFALDHELDSRARKDLARKMLQVEHNLRVDLRSGDLATRAHPLLDLVMGHDNLSLNVLALNGRHPPLLSLGPALESQALRELQTGATLAFAQWQDSAGNQILTATRLMRLRDDTPVRVMMSLNRDDDNSLLQAYLHSTLLALPLLLVLIGIGAWKLVQRSLKPLRHFRRVAGQVSAQDLTHRLPDSGLPSELAELAGAINVMLDRLDQGVRQLSQFSDDLAHELRTPLSNLMGKAQVTLARERDSENYREVLEDSIEELTRLNRIINDMLFLAQVSQPQAQVVLKPLALAEEAERVGELFAFSAELKDIELKLQGWGTALADRLMFQRALSNLLSNAIRHSPEGQRVTVGIGRHAEHAWVWVENQGPGIAQAHQPQLFERFYRAGCGRSRLEGGTGLGLAIVQSIMHLHGGRVEVSSRPEGPTRFTLLFRAE; this is encoded by the coding sequence TTGAAGCCTGCCAGCCTGTCGCTACGGCTGGGCCTGAGCGTGACCCTGATGGGCGCCACCCTGGTCCTGCTGCTGGCCTGCCTGGCAGTGTTCGCCCTCGATCATGAACTCGATAGCCGTGCCCGCAAGGACCTGGCGCGCAAGATGCTCCAGGTCGAGCACAACTTGCGGGTCGACTTGCGCAGCGGTGACTTGGCCACTCGGGCCCACCCGCTGCTCGACCTGGTCATGGGCCATGACAACCTCAGCCTCAATGTCCTGGCCCTCAACGGCCGGCACCCGCCGCTGCTCAGCCTTGGCCCAGCGCTGGAGTCGCAGGCGCTCCGCGAACTGCAAACCGGCGCAACGCTGGCCTTCGCGCAGTGGCAGGACAGCGCCGGCAACCAGATCCTCACTGCCACCCGCTTGATGCGCCTGCGCGATGACACGCCGGTGCGGGTGATGATGTCGCTCAACCGCGACGACGATAACAGCCTGCTGCAGGCCTACCTGCACTCGACCTTGCTGGCCCTGCCCTTGCTGCTGGTGCTGATCGGCATTGGCGCGTGGAAGCTGGTGCAACGCAGCCTCAAGCCGCTGCGCCACTTTCGTCGGGTGGCCGGTCAGGTCTCGGCCCAAGACCTCACTCACCGTCTGCCCGACAGCGGCCTGCCGTCTGAGCTGGCCGAGCTTGCCGGCGCCATCAACGTGATGCTCGATCGCCTGGATCAAGGCGTGCGGCAGCTGTCGCAGTTCTCCGATGACCTGGCCCATGAGCTGCGCACACCCTTGAGCAACCTGATGGGCAAGGCCCAGGTCACCCTGGCTCGTGAGCGTGACAGCGAGAACTATCGCGAAGTCCTGGAAGACAGTATCGAGGAGCTGACCCGGCTCAACCGCATCATCAACGACATGCTGTTCCTCGCCCAAGTCAGCCAACCGCAGGCGCAGGTCGTGCTCAAACCCTTGGCATTGGCCGAAGAGGCCGAGCGGGTCGGCGAGCTGTTCGCATTCAGCGCCGAGCTCAAGGATATCGAGCTGAAGCTGCAAGGTTGGGGCACGGCGCTGGCCGACCGGTTGATGTTCCAGCGGGCGCTGTCGAATCTGTTGAGCAACGCCATCAGGCATAGCCCTGAAGGGCAGCGCGTGACGGTAGGCATTGGCCGGCATGCTGAGCATGCCTGGGTGTGGGTGGAGAACCAGGGGCCAGGGATCGCCCAGGCCCACCAGCCACAGCTGTTCGAACGCTTCTACAGGGCTGGATGCGGGCGTTCGCGGCTCGAAGGCGGTACAGGACTAGGGCTTGCGATCGTACAGTCGATCATGCACTTGCACGGTGGCAGGGTCGAGGTGAGTAGCCGGCCAGAAGGGCCGACCCGGTTTACTTTGCTGTTTCGCGCAGAATGA
- the pdxJ gene encoding pyridoxine 5'-phosphate synthase — protein MLLGVNIDHVATLRQARGTRYPDPVKAALDAEEAGADGITVHLREDRRHIQERDVLVLKDVLQTRMNFEMGVTEEMMLFAEKIRPAHICLVPETRQELTTEGGLDVAGQEARIKAAVERLSRTGAEVSLFIDADERQIEASRRVGAPAIELHTGRYADAQTPTEVAEELKRIVDGVAFGVGQGLIVNAGHGLHYHNVEAVAAIKGINELNIGHALVAHALFVGFKAAVAEMKALIVQASR, from the coding sequence ATGCTTCTTGGCGTCAACATCGACCACGTGGCGACCCTGCGCCAGGCCCGCGGCACCCGCTACCCAGACCCGGTCAAGGCTGCCCTGGATGCCGAGGAGGCAGGCGCAGACGGCATCACCGTACACCTGCGCGAAGACCGCCGGCATATCCAGGAGCGTGATGTGCTGGTACTCAAGGACGTGCTGCAAACGCGCATGAACTTCGAGATGGGCGTCACTGAAGAGATGATGCTGTTCGCCGAAAAAATCCGCCCGGCGCATATCTGCCTGGTCCCCGAAACCCGTCAGGAACTGACCACCGAAGGTGGCCTGGACGTGGCTGGGCAAGAAGCGCGGATCAAGGCTGCAGTTGAGCGCCTGTCGCGTACTGGCGCTGAAGTCTCGCTGTTCATCGACGCCGATGAGCGCCAGATCGAAGCCTCGCGTCGTGTCGGCGCGCCTGCGATCGAGTTGCACACCGGCCGCTATGCTGACGCCCAAACCCCGACCGAGGTGGCTGAAGAGCTCAAGCGCATCGTCGATGGCGTCGCCTTTGGCGTGGGCCAGGGCCTGATCGTCAACGCCGGCCACGGCCTGCATTACCACAACGTCGAAGCGGTAGCGGCGATCAAGGGCATCAACGAGCTGAACATTGGTCATGCGCTGGTCGCACATGCGCTGTTCGTTGGCTTCAAGGCGGCGGTGGCCGAGATGAAAGCGCTGATTGTCCAGGCATCGCGCTAA
- the recO gene encoding DNA repair protein RecO: MEQPAAQPAFVLHSRAYKESSALVDLLTPQGRVRAVLRRARGKGGSLVRCFVPLEVELRGRGELKNVGRLDSVGIAAWLHGDALFSGLYLNELLMRLLPAEAPHPALFEHYALTLQALGEGRPLEPLLRAFEWRLLDELGYAFALDHDINDTPIAAEGLYRLQVDAGLERVELLQPGLFKGDELLALAEANWEAPGALLAAKRLMRQALAVHLGPKPLVSRELFRKR; the protein is encoded by the coding sequence ATGGAACAACCCGCCGCCCAGCCGGCCTTCGTGCTCCACAGCCGCGCCTACAAGGAAAGCAGTGCGCTGGTGGACTTGCTCACCCCGCAGGGGCGGGTGCGAGCGGTGCTGCGCCGGGCGCGGGGCAAGGGTGGCAGCCTGGTGCGCTGTTTCGTGCCGCTGGAAGTCGAGCTGCGCGGGCGCGGCGAGCTGAAGAACGTCGGCCGCCTGGACAGCGTGGGGATTGCCGCCTGGCTGCATGGCGACGCCTTGTTCAGCGGTTTGTACCTCAATGAGTTGCTGATGCGCCTGCTGCCTGCCGAAGCGCCTCATCCGGCGTTATTCGAACATTACGCATTGACCTTGCAAGCGCTCGGCGAAGGCCGGCCCTTGGAGCCGCTGTTGCGCGCCTTCGAATGGCGCCTGCTCGACGAGCTCGGTTACGCCTTCGCGCTGGATCACGACATCAACGACACCCCGATTGCCGCCGAAGGCCTGTATCGCTTGCAAGTGGACGCAGGCCTTGAGCGCGTCGAGCTGCTGCAGCCCGGATTGTTCAAGGGTGACGAGCTGCTGGCCCTGGCTGAAGCGAACTGGGAAGCCCCCGGCGCACTGCTGGCTGCCAAGCGCCTGATGCGTCAGGCGCTGGCGGTACACCTGGGGCCAAAGCCGCTGGTCAGTCGGGAACTGTTTCGCAAGCGCTAA
- the era gene encoding GTPase Era, whose protein sequence is MTENNPTRCGYVAIVGRPNVGKSTLLNHILGQKLAITSRKPQTTRHNMLGIKTEGDVQAIYVDTPGMHKANDKALNRYMNRTASAALKDVDVVIFVVDRTRWTEEDQLVLERVQYVTGPLILAVNKTDRMEEKAELIPHLKWLQEQLPNAEIVPISAQQGHNLESLEALIAKHLPENEHFFPEDQITDRSSRFLAAELVREKIMRQLGAELPYQITVEIEEFKQQGHVLHIHALILVERDGQKKIIIGDKGERIKRIGSDARKDMETLFDAKVMLNLWVKVKGGWSDDERALRSLGYGDL, encoded by the coding sequence ATGACTGAGAACAACCCAACCCGCTGCGGTTACGTAGCCATCGTGGGTCGCCCCAACGTGGGCAAGTCGACCTTGCTCAACCACATCCTCGGGCAAAAGCTGGCGATCACCTCGCGCAAGCCGCAGACCACCCGGCACAACATGCTCGGGATCAAGACCGAAGGTGATGTGCAGGCGATCTACGTCGACACCCCGGGCATGCACAAGGCCAACGACAAAGCGCTCAACCGCTACATGAACCGCACCGCCTCGGCCGCCCTCAAGGACGTCGACGTGGTTATTTTCGTGGTCGACCGTACCCGCTGGACCGAAGAAGATCAGCTGGTGCTCGAGCGGGTGCAGTACGTGACCGGCCCGTTGATCCTGGCGGTCAACAAGACCGACCGGATGGAGGAGAAGGCCGAGCTGATCCCGCACCTGAAATGGCTGCAGGAGCAGTTGCCGAACGCCGAGATCGTGCCAATCTCCGCGCAGCAAGGGCACAACCTCGAATCGCTCGAGGCGCTGATCGCCAAGCACCTGCCGGAAAACGAGCACTTCTTCCCTGAAGACCAGATCACCGACCGCAGCAGCCGCTTCCTCGCCGCTGAGCTGGTGCGCGAGAAGATCATGCGCCAGCTCGGTGCCGAGCTGCCGTACCAGATCACCGTCGAGATCGAAGAGTTCAAGCAGCAGGGTCATGTGCTGCACATCCATGCATTGATCCTGGTCGAGCGAGATGGCCAGAAGAAGATCATCATTGGCGACAAGGGCGAGCGCATCAAGCGCATCGGCTCTGACGCGCGCAAGGACATGGAAACCCTGTTCGACGCCAAGGTCATGCTCAACCTGTGGGTCAAGGTCAAAGGCGGCTGGTCCGATGACGAACGCGCCCTGCGTTCGCTGGGCTACGGCGACCTGTAA
- the rnc gene encoding ribonuclease III, with protein MSAPLERLERKLGYTFKNKDQMLLALSHRSYAGRNNERLEFLGDAILNFVAGEALFERFPQAREGQLSRLRARLVKGETLARLARGFDLGEYLRLGSGELKSGGFRRESILADALEALIGAIYLDADMETARERILAWLTDEFESLTLVDTNKDPKTRLQEFLQSRACELPRYEVVDIQGEPHCRTFFVECEVVLLNNKSRGQGVSRRIAEQVAAASALIALGVENGND; from the coding sequence ATGAGTGCTCCCCTTGAACGCCTGGAGCGCAAGCTCGGCTACACCTTCAAGAACAAGGACCAGATGCTCCTGGCCCTGAGCCATCGCAGCTACGCCGGGCGCAATAACGAGCGTCTGGAGTTTCTCGGCGATGCCATTCTCAACTTCGTCGCTGGCGAGGCGCTGTTCGAGCGCTTCCCACAAGCGCGCGAAGGCCAGCTGTCGCGCCTGCGCGCACGCCTGGTCAAGGGTGAAACCCTGGCCCGTCTGGCCCGCGGCTTTGACCTGGGCGAATACCTGCGCCTGGGTTCGGGCGAGCTCAAGAGTGGCGGTTTTCGCCGCGAATCGATCCTCGCCGATGCCCTCGAAGCGCTGATCGGCGCCATTTATCTGGACGCCGACATGGAGACTGCGCGTGAGCGCATCCTGGCCTGGCTGACCGATGAATTCGAGAGCCTGACGCTGGTCGACACCAACAAAGACCCCAAGACCCGCCTGCAGGAGTTCCTGCAGTCGCGGGCCTGTGAGTTGCCACGTTACGAAGTGGTCGACATCCAGGGCGAACCTCACTGCCGCACCTTCTTCGTCGAATGCGAAGTGGTGCTGCTGAACAACAAGAGCCGTGGCCAGGGCGTCAGCCGGCGTATCGCCGAGCAAGTCGCCGCGGCTTCTGCATTGATCGCCCTGGGCGTGGAGAATGGCAATGACTGA
- the lepB gene encoding signal peptidase I, producing the protein MSLNFPLLLVIAVAVCGLLGLIDLLFLAPRRRAAIANYQGSVTQPEMAVVEKLNKEPLLVEYGKSFFPVLFIVLVLRSFLVEPFQIPSGSMKPTLEVGDFILVNKFSYGIRLPVIDKKVIDVGDPQRGDVMVFRYPSDPNVNYIKRVVGLPGDQIRYTSDKRLYVNGQPVAEQLVGTEPGTLGSAELYKEKLGETEHLIRKEMSRYRMPPDQQWTVPAGHYFMMGDNRDNSNDSRYWDDPNIPKELHGMVPDRNIVGKAFAVWMSWPEPKLSHMPNLSRVGLIH; encoded by the coding sequence ATGTCGCTAAATTTCCCGCTGTTGCTCGTCATCGCCGTCGCAGTCTGTGGCTTGTTGGGTCTGATCGACCTGCTGTTCCTGGCCCCGCGCCGGCGCGCAGCGATCGCCAACTACCAGGGCAGTGTCACTCAGCCCGAAATGGCTGTGGTCGAGAAGCTGAACAAGGAGCCGTTGCTGGTCGAGTACGGCAAGTCGTTCTTCCCGGTGCTGTTCATCGTGCTGGTATTGCGCTCGTTCTTGGTCGAGCCGTTCCAGATCCCTTCCGGGTCGATGAAACCGACCCTGGAAGTCGGCGACTTCATCCTGGTGAACAAGTTCTCCTACGGCATTCGTCTGCCGGTGATCGATAAAAAGGTCATCGACGTGGGTGATCCGCAGCGCGGGGACGTGATGGTGTTCCGCTATCCAAGCGACCCGAACGTCAACTACATCAAGCGCGTGGTCGGCCTGCCGGGCGACCAGATCCGCTATACCAGCGACAAGCGTTTGTATGTCAACGGTCAGCCGGTCGCCGAGCAGTTGGTCGGTACCGAGCCAGGCACCCTGGGCAGCGCTGAGCTGTACAAGGAAAAGCTGGGCGAGACCGAGCACCTGATCCGCAAGGAGATGAGCCGCTATCGCATGCCGCCGGACCAGCAATGGACCGTGCCGGCTGGCCATTACTTCATGATGGGCGACAACCGCGACAACTCCAACGACAGCCGTTACTGGGATGACCCGAACATTCCTAAAGAGCTGCACGGCATGGTCCCGGACCGCAACATCGTCGGCAAGGCCTTCGCGGTCTGGATGAGCTGGCCAGAACCCAAGCTCAGCCATATGCCCAACTTGTCGCGGGTCGGCCTGATCCATTGA
- the lepA gene encoding translation elongation factor 4: MSDLSHIRNFSIIAHIDHGKSTLADRFIQMCGGLSAREMEAQVLDSMDLERERGITIKAHSVTLHYKAQDGKTYQLNFIDTPGHVDFTYEVSRSLAACEGALLVVDAGQGVEAQSVANCYTAIEQGLEVMPVLNKMDLPQADPDRVKDEIEKIIGIDATDAVACSAKSGMGVDEVLERLVQTIPAPEGDIDAPLQALIIDSWFDNYLGVVSLVRVRHGRVKKGDKILVKSTGKVHLVDSVGVFTPKHTQTADLKAGEVGFIIASIKDIHGAPVGDTLTLSATPEVEVLPGFKKIQPQVYAGLFPVSSDDFEDFRDALQKLTLNDSSLQYLPESSDALGFGFRCGFLGMLHMEIIQERLEREYDLDLITTAPSVIFEVKLKTGETIYVDNPSKLPDVSSVEDFREPIVQANILVPQEHLGNVITLCIEKRGVQRDMQFLGSQVQVRYDLPMNEVVLDFFDRLKSTSRGYASLDYHFDRYQSANLVKLDVLINGDKVDALALIVHRDNAHYKGRALTEKMKELIPRQMFDVAIQAAIGGQIVARTTVKALRKNVLAKCYGGDVSRKRKLLEKQKAGKKRMKQVGNVEIPQEAFLAVLRLDS; encoded by the coding sequence GTGAGTGATTTGAGTCATATCCGCAATTTCTCCATCATCGCCCACATCGACCATGGCAAGTCGACGCTGGCCGACCGTTTCATCCAGATGTGCGGTGGCCTGTCGGCGCGCGAAATGGAAGCCCAGGTCCTGGACTCCATGGACCTGGAGCGCGAGCGCGGTATTACCATCAAGGCCCACAGCGTCACGCTGCATTACAAGGCCCAGGACGGCAAGACCTACCAGCTGAACTTCATTGACACCCCCGGCCACGTCGACTTCACCTATGAAGTCAGCCGTTCGCTGGCCGCCTGTGAGGGCGCGCTGCTGGTGGTGGACGCCGGTCAAGGTGTCGAAGCACAGTCGGTCGCCAACTGCTACACCGCCATCGAGCAAGGCCTGGAAGTCATGCCAGTGCTGAACAAGATGGACCTGCCCCAGGCCGACCCGGACCGCGTCAAGGACGAGATCGAGAAGATCATCGGCATCGACGCTACCGACGCCGTGGCTTGCAGCGCCAAGAGCGGCATGGGCGTCGACGAAGTGCTCGAACGCCTGGTACAGACCATTCCTGCCCCCGAAGGCGATATCGACGCGCCCCTGCAAGCGCTGATCATCGACTCCTGGTTCGACAACTACCTTGGGGTCGTGTCGCTGGTGCGTGTGCGCCATGGTCGGGTGAAGAAGGGCGACAAGATTCTGGTCAAGTCCACCGGCAAGGTGCACCTGGTCGACAGCGTCGGTGTATTCACCCCCAAGCACACCCAGACCGCAGACCTCAAGGCTGGCGAAGTGGGCTTCATCATCGCCAGCATCAAAGACATTCATGGTGCACCGGTCGGTGACACCCTGACCCTGTCCGCTACCCCTGAAGTCGAAGTATTGCCAGGCTTCAAGAAGATCCAACCGCAGGTGTATGCCGGCCTGTTCCCGGTCAGTTCCGACGATTTCGAGGATTTCCGCGACGCGTTGCAGAAACTGACCCTGAACGACTCGTCGCTGCAATACCTGCCGGAAAGCTCCGACGCACTGGGCTTCGGCTTCCGTTGCGGCTTCCTCGGCATGCTGCACATGGAAATCATCCAGGAGCGCCTGGAGCGCGAATACGACCTGGACCTGATCACCACCGCGCCAAGCGTAATCTTCGAGGTCAAGCTCAAGACCGGCGAAACCATCTACGTCGACAACCCGTCCAAGCTGCCGGACGTGTCGTCGGTCGAAGATTTCCGCGAGCCGATCGTGCAGGCCAACATCCTCGTGCCGCAAGAGCACCTGGGTAACGTCATCACCCTGTGCATCGAGAAGCGTGGCGTGCAGCGCGACATGCAGTTCCTCGGCTCGCAGGTGCAGGTGCGTTATGACTTGCCGATGAACGAGGTGGTGCTGGACTTCTTCGACCGCCTGAAGTCGACCAGCCGCGGTTATGCCTCGCTGGACTATCATTTCGATCGCTACCAGTCGGCCAACCTGGTCAAACTGGACGTGCTGATCAACGGCGACAAGGTCGATGCCCTGGCGCTGATCGTGCACCGCGATAACGCGCACTACAAAGGTCGTGCGTTGACCGAGAAGATGAAGGAACTGATTCCTCGGCAGATGTTCGACGTTGCGATCCAGGCCGCCATTGGCGGGCAGATCGTTGCGCGTACCACTGTCAAGGCGCTCAGAAAGAACGTACTGGCCAAGTGCTACGGTGGTGACGTTAGCCGTAAACGCAAGCTGCTGGAGAAGCAGAAGGCCGGTAAGAAACGCATGAAACAGGTGGGCAATGTGGAGATTCCACAAGAGGCCTTCCTCGCCGTGCTCAGGTTGGATAGCTAG